A genomic stretch from Microcoleus sp. bin38.metabat.b11b12b14.051 includes:
- a CDS encoding glycosyltransferase has translation MNNQEFLPIVSVVVPVYNGETDLPELIECLRSQTYPTTRVEYLLVDNKSRDRTSTILETLSSPNPPSVPPLSRGGSKQSQITIRNLSENTIQSSYAARNKGIRASTGEIIAFTDADCRPESQWLENLVKPFADLEIGITCGEILALPGNSLLEKHAARENTLSQKHTLAHPFCAYGQTANLAVRREILARVGLFRPYLTSGGDADLCWRILRETSYQIYFAEKAIVRHRHRSTIKQLQSQWHRYGESNKYLHQLHGVDLMREFTTGEYLYRLARWLLKELPVAATKCTLAKPSKRIARADLVDLLNTPIGLLNVRARAIGQRQAQLPELAREIERL, from the coding sequence ATGAACAATCAGGAGTTTTTACCGATTGTTTCGGTTGTGGTACCTGTTTACAACGGCGAGACGGATTTGCCGGAATTAATCGAGTGTTTGCGATCGCAAACTTATCCCACAACCAGAGTAGAATATCTCTTAGTAGACAACAAAAGTCGCGATCGCACTTCAACCATCCTCGAAACATTATCATCTCCTAACCCCCCCTCAGTCCCCCCCTTGTCAAGGGGGGGAAGCAAGCAAAGTCAAATCACCATTCGCAATCTCAGCGAAAATACGATTCAAAGTTCCTACGCCGCCAGAAATAAAGGAATTCGCGCCTCAACAGGCGAAATCATCGCCTTTACCGACGCAGACTGTCGCCCCGAATCTCAATGGTTGGAAAATTTAGTCAAACCATTTGCTGACTTAGAAATAGGTATTACCTGCGGGGAAATCCTCGCCCTCCCCGGTAACAGTCTGTTAGAAAAACACGCCGCCCGCGAAAATACTTTATCTCAAAAACATACTCTCGCCCACCCTTTTTGTGCCTACGGTCAAACTGCAAACTTGGCTGTACGCCGAGAGATTTTAGCACGAGTTGGTTTGTTTCGCCCGTACCTGACGAGTGGTGGCGATGCGGATTTGTGCTGGCGGATTTTGCGGGAAACATCCTATCAAATCTATTTTGCCGAAAAGGCGATCGTCCGACACCGCCATAGGTCTACAATAAAACAGTTGCAAAGTCAATGGCATCGTTACGGCGAGTCGAATAAATATTTGCACCAACTCCACGGTGTCGATTTGATGCGAGAATTCACCACGGGGGAATATTTGTACCGACTGGCTAGGTGGCTGTTAAAAGAGTTACCTGTTGCTGCGACTAAATGTACGTTAGCGAAGCCCTCGAAGAGGATCGCCCGCGCCGATCTGGTAGATTTGTTAAATACCCCGATCGGTCTTTTAAATGTCAGGGCCAGGGCGATCGGACAGCGACAAGCCCAACTCCCAGAACTCGCTAGGGAAATTGAGCGACTTTAA